In the genome of Caenorhabditis elegans chromosome IV, the window GCGAGTAAGTGTGcgttaaaattcgaataaaatttcaatactgATTTGTAAGAGTTCGaacaaacagaaaaatgaaaaaaaaagatttgtgTTACTACAAAATcgctatttttcagaacagtctcactaataacttttaaaaatttgtaaaaaagttaTTCCAGCTATGAAacagcaaacttttttttggtaatttttgctttgaaacatttttgtacgTTGTAATGCAAATGTTTAAATCACTTGCAAAtctaattctgaaaaattgaaaaaaaaaacatgatttaaTTAGTTCACAGTTTCATAGATGTTTCTTCTTAGATCTTCAAAAATCCATGTCATTGTGTAGtttgttcattaaaaaaaaagaataagaaaaaattaaaaatatttgtttcagcTATCAAACcgtaaaatattcaaactttaaaaataactagCTTCACCCATAGTGCAGGTCCGTTGCCagcaatttcaaaactcaTCTCATTGCTACTTTACTTCGACTTGGAActaattcaacaattttttgaaatgaatttcttgcattttttcatAGATTCCTATACAAAAATGTATGCTTCTGTTCAGggtaaatttaagaaaaaaagcttattacttcaaattttattcagaaaattctacaTATAACATAGAAAAACCCAGAAAAACCAAGTGAAGAATTGGAACGgaagaaatttctcaaaaattcgaacaaaATATCTCTTGGGAGAAGCCATCAGGAAACAATAAATTGTTTCGAgtgtcattttttgtttaaaaaaacccgGAAATAGAGATTTAGAGCGCAAAACAAATCTTCAAATCATCTAtaatgaaaatacaaaaatgctTAACAcgattttgaaacagtaattttttttctccgattttcaagcagaaaatataattttcggTGCAGCTGCGGTCAGaagaaaaatgcataaaaatcAATGTGTTTGGCACTACTACAACTGCCCCGTAAAACGCGGAAAACACACTTTTTTGCGCACGGAAGCGTATCCAAGGGTGCTTCTTCGAAGACAGAACAATCGGAAcaagaaacagaaaacaaaatgaaaggAGTGGCGGAGgaaaagctaaaaatatataagatTCAATGACAACTTTGCAGAAAAAGCAATATTGTCGTTGTATTATTGTTAGCTGATATAGAGATTTTGAaagatcagaattttttgttggaaataatCTCACACTATCAGCTGTGTAAAGTTGAAAATAcgaaaagtttaaatatttctgttatttttcttttaaaaaaagtaaaacttcTCAAGCGTcatgtttaaaattaactgATTAAATCGGAGGGCTAGAAAAgtatttggaaatatttgttAGTTATTAATAAACTACTTAAAACagtaaattatttaaattaaaaaaaaacttcattttttctaggaaatactcaaaattagTTCCTTctctttaaattcaaattaaaaacttaatcgtaacattttcgaaaatcctaACACACTTCGaaacttttccgaaaattaataacaattttgaaacagcacttttttttgaaatgttttttttcaattgtaaatAACTATTTCGATCacaatcaataatttttgagacatttttaaaatttattttcaatgtacattaaaaaatgactCCACAACAACacacaataatttcaaaattttataatttatcacaattttgaaataatcatttttatttgaaaattcttcacattcaatgattttcaagattataatttttcatcaataatttttgagatttcacaaaaacttATGACCACATTGAAACAGCAGTTTTATTGCTCATGTTGACTTTTTTCTAAGGTTCATTCAATAATTCAGAAAagctaaaataaatattttgttaaatttttgaaacagcaagttttttttgaatttaagattttgttgaacatttaaatttctagaGACATTCAAACAGAATGAATGATTTGACAGCTTCATTGagtattaataaattatttcatacgtttttttttgaaaaatgttttgcacgTATTTCACCATTTAATTATAAACGACTTGAAACAATAAAgtattagaattttttaccattacaaagtttcaaattctaaaaggACCATTAATTGAAAGTAATTATTCGAATAGTAGTGaatcttattttatttttttttaaactttttactaaattcaaattcagccgATTTTCGTTCAAGTTAACGGGcgaattaaaatataatatagTCCTGGATAttcatagaatttttgaaacagtagaatttttttcagatttaaataGTAATCAACCAAAATTAATACTATGGAACTCaatattttatgagaaaaaacttAGTTTGTTAATTATAATAcctttactaaaatttttaaagtaatttttatttaaaacatttggttAATTCCCTACATCAGTAAACTCACGGTGGTTAGGATTACTAAAAGATCTAGttgaaactgtattttttttcaaagcagggtttttaaaatttggaaatgagattacgaaaaaaacaagatacataggtatacatttttttcaaataaaatttcatcaGGCTgactaattttgaatatttactAGCAATACatggacatttttttgaaacagccaattttcattttaattttctgaaaattttgaatataatttcttGAATTGAGAATAAATTACAAATTCTTCTGAACGCAAACCCGAGGtgattaaataaaaaacaaaaaaattccacaattcATGAGATTGCAGTTAGACTTTTAATAAactcaaacttaaaaaaaaacagttttgaaacagcagaaaaataaaataatttcaggtaTTTACATTTACACATTTTTAGCAAACTTTAGtcacttttaattttgaaagacattttttgaagttatcaCCAAGAATGGACTAAATTTGATTTGTCATTAACAATACATAAGCGTGTTGAAACggtaatataaaaaatgttccttgaaaagttgtatatcgaattttttacagttaagGAAAGCGCTTCAGTTTCTCAccattaataataaaaaaaaaatcaaaaaactacaGACTTGCAAACAAATAGAGAGAAAACAGTGTAaaacttgaaagaaaaaagaaaaaaaaattgagtttcttACCGTAAAATTAGTAGAGAAATGCTCAATTTCCTCGGCACCTTGATATGTTATGACGAactttttgcctgaaaatgaaaaaaaaaattgaaggctGAACGTTCGGAGTCCGGAATAATAATTAGGTAAAAGTcttggaatttcaaaacactttgaaacattaaacttttttgcaaaaaaaaaaacagactgatgattttcagattaataCAATTGGTTTTCAGCgccaaatttgaacaaaaaaaagtgagacaTTAGTAGAGAAAAACAATGTTTCTTGAATGTAGGTTATTgcattaaattcaaaatttcagtaccGAAACAAAATTGATGAGAAATCGAAATTCTCTGGGAAATTATTCTtgatttcattcattttcagattctttacaactttgaataaaattaataactatagtaagtaaaatttttgaaatttgaaaacactttgaaacattaaattttttcactaaaaaatttgaaaaaaaaaccgatttttttcggcGCCAATATTAGAAACAAACACGAATGgagaatgttaaaaaaaattgtttcgggCTTTAAACTTATTGTGTtccatgaaaaataattgatgagAAATCGATTTTCCTTTGGAAAATTCTGTGAACCAGTCCAGTTcctcgaaaataatttaaataaactaCATAATTGCCTAATCATTTAAGAAATACTtctcaattttattaattttcgaatCTTATAACCCGAATCGATTGctcaataaaatcaaataaaagtgttcagatttgaaaatactttgaaacattaattttttttctattaaaaacgGTAAatagcaaacaaaaaaatctaggcttgaaaatgtttctaaacgtaatttttttgttaacagTTCATTTTTATCAAGATTAAAAGTCTCATTATTTGTCTATTACATCTGGAGCATCAGTTGAAAATGGATTAAGaggaaaaaagtaataaagAGGAGTCAAGCCTGGCATTTTAACGAGGCTCTTTTCTAGGATTGACATATAACGAATTGGGCTCCGGAACCAAACAAATATcgcagaaaaaatattgaaaaaaaattttatgttttaaaattaagtgAAGTTCTGAAATACTGAACTCCAAATTAATGTGAAGACtactggaaattatttttttctgtttctgcaagaaaataaattttgatacatATTGGAAAAACATTATTCGATAACTTAAGGTGGAAAtaatcaaaactcaaaaaccaaatgttcaaaaaaagaaaagaaatgaagttagaagaaataaatattcagaaaCATGATGTAGTAGTAAATGAATAGATTGACATAGTAATGAGGGAAATCTTCTCTCGGATTGATATATTCACAAAGGATTGAGGATTAAGCTGTTTGATGTTATTGGTGGGAGAGAGAGTAAGAGATACACTGACAAGTTGTGACATGAcaatgaaaaaagagagagagagagagagagagagagagagagagagagagagagagagagagagagagagagagagagagagagagagagagagagagagagagagagagagagagagagagagagagagagagagagagagagagagagagaaatttgcagaaaaaggGGTTTTAAGGATGTATAGAAAAGCCAAAGCTATTTAGGTTTGGTTGTTTGCTCTCTGCTATTTCAGTAGTTTCCAtgctttttgcattttttgacgCATTTAGAACACTTCAATAACATATTTGCAAACAAttaaattactgtttcagaaaattcacaaaaacattgaatatCCGAGAACTTTAATAAAAGCTTATTTATTGACGCatttcgaaaacatttcaaaaaaaaagtttatactGCATGCTTTATGGTTTACTATCTAAGTAGTTCTAAAATTGATCCCAGTAACAAGAAcctattatatttttttgtagttgattgAAGTTGCTCATATGGTAATCTGGGTTTAAACTTTAaggttttagttttttttaagcggaattttttgatgcgattacactttgaaaaaattaaaatttaaaaaaaattaaaatttaaaaaaattaaaatagatCCTACTGATTCTGAATAAAATGatctaaaacataaaaacagtGTGAAACATTGGAGTTTTTTTGATTCTGtgcaacaattaaaaaaagttgaactgTGAGCCCCTAAATCGACAACATgaaactgaaagttttttttgtgacttttcgaaaaaacgttttttttgtcaaaattgaaagctATTATCtcagaatttaaaatcaaagaaatgaataatttattatcaaatttgaaaatcgtcGAAACAATTCGGGAGGGAGGGGAAAATCAACAGTTATAATAATAAACGGGGCCAGATGTAATCTGACATAACATTTGTTTGATGACTGGAATAGAAAAGACGGCGATGATGTCCTTCAAAtgttagaaacatttttctagcacaagtaaattgccaaacaattgaaaaaaatatgtagccactttgaaacagaaaaattttgtgaaatttttttcgtggaACTACAAGGTTTTCAAGGATGACACATTCTattagattttcaaagttagtTTGACTGTTGaatcctgaaattaaatataattcaCGTAAAAGTAGTTATCTTGGTCAGTCTAATTTTAAGAATACGGTAATTGTTGCAAACGccaaaaaagttcacattAGAAATTGACAATACGCTAAGACTGACTTCAGCATGGATTAAcacgttttaaaaaagttttgaaacacaaaaaaatttcataaactatattgttcaaaaagttctcTAGAAACGTTAAAACAActataaaattagaaacaacTTGAACGGTAAAAACAGAAAAGGGCCAAATATCTGTGCAGACCCATTTCCAAAATCTTGTTGAGAGAAATATTGGAACAAAGAATGGGACAAACGGAAAAAGGGAAACTgattgcgaaaaaatgttttctaataGAATTTTGATACTTTCTAATTCTGAAACCATAAAAATTGCATGCCAAAATAGAttaattttctatcaaaaaagtttgcttAACTTTTTACAAATGCTCTAAAAGTGAAGAtgtgaatatttatttcaaatttcggtgTTTTAAAACAACATACCGAAACAgtagtttttgttttagtttttgaaaaaaaaaattaattgggTTTTTAtgcttatcaaaaaaaaagcttgcttttttttaaaattcgaatttaaaacAAAGACTCTGCAATTATTgagattttgagaataaaaatttatcatCTGACAGAAATATGTTAcagcttttaaaatttaaatttgatatCTCCGTTTGAaccacaacttttttcaggaaaaaatgtgtttcaaaTACGTTCTAGATGCAAAAATTCTATCAGAAACAACTAACTAgaaagaattcaaaaagttttagaaaataagatataaatgttaaaaaatgaaagtgtGAATGAACAaccctttttttctgaattaaaaaacaagTCGTTTCACGATGTTTATTTAAAGCGGCATAATAGAATCGGTGTCAATAGAATCGGCTTTGTCAGATTCTTGAAAgtactgaaaacaaattaattattgCAAGAATGTATGATataatcttaaaatttaattttagaaaaaaaaacgaagaagcaCTTCAGGTTTATCTGACTTTTTAATGCCATCCTTCAGGCCTACCCATTGGCTGGCAGAAGGCCCAACAGGGTAGGCCGGAGGTAGTTTTAGGCAGCGTTAAAGGCAGGAATTTATGAATCATTGACCTactaaaaacacaaaaataaactatgtttcaaaacatgattctaaaacatgaaattttgaaaatctttaaagATGAAATTTCTAAACTCACCAATAAAGTAGGATTTTTAGACATATTGAAAATTACctgaaatatgcaaaaatgaaacattctTACGTTGAAgtgtcaaaattaaaaaaaaaacaaaaaaaaactgtttcaaaaaacaaatttaagcTAACTCACAAAAACTGTTACATTTCTAATCCAAAATTctaatcgaaatattttttgaaaatttcagcaacatttatctaaaaatattacTATCCTGTTAGTTTTTCAGATGTTCTGCTtgaacttaaaaattaaacaaaaaaaaacaaaaattactgtttcaaaatgtagATGTTAAGATGAACACTAAAATATCTACATTAACGAACGTTCTGTGAAAATGTCAATTTACAGCTTGCTAATACCTCAAGTGTTCACTTCCTATTTCAACTGATAACATCGCTATGGTGATAAGAGTTAAGACGTCTAGAGTCTCTAGAGTTGTTGTGATATCTTCAATGGGTGCAACAGCAAAGATAACAAGTCGTCTCAATGGAAAATAAGCCCGGTTTCCCAGGCTCTGGGCACCACCATCCACTCAGACATTGACACCCAGGCTGGTAGAGAGAAAGAGACAAGCCATTTAGAAGACAGTACACAGATCTCTAGAGACGCAGATACTCGGAGCAACCGGGGGCAGCTGTGTGGTGGTCAGAGTGTGGGATGGGTGGAGTGGTAGAAGGAGGATGAAATTTGGatgaaagaaagaaaaaagaagaggaggaggaaATGAATTCGTTTGGGTTTGCCCTTTTACTGCCACCCAAACCTTTTAAATGACATTTCTTCACCTTTGAGTGCTGGCGCAGATGGGTTTCGAGCCAAATTGCTTGcaaatttggacaaaaaagATTACTTTAGTTTTGGATCTGGTGCATATGGCGAAGCAAAACTGTTAGAagcttccaaaaattaaagaaattttgaaaccgacaaaaaattaatttgtgtatttttttgtgttttttgtctatttcgagttgaaacagatttttttagcggattgaaaattttcagttggtaACCTAAAAATTCTAATATGATTGGCAGACAGGAAACaaaacacatatttttttccagcccatgtttataattaaaatttgaaattcaatttttaaaaacaattttacctgaaaaaaaataggcaGTCAAGGTAGCTTTTCGGAACCTAGCTCTATTactttttcacgtttttcagattaaatAAAATGATTGAGAAACAGCCAAAGTTTTTTCCcggataaaatattttctatcaaaTCAGATTTTATTTACTGAAACTGAATAGCCTGCTTTCccattgtttattttatttttaattgccACCTTTCTATTtgcaaataaatattaataacTGCAGGCGTATTTTCAACATCATGAAACAGTAACtttattttctggaaaaataaataaccaCGTTTTTCTCTATCACAATGGAAACTTGgaacttttccattttaattgcaatttttccaaactttaatagaaaaaaagaaaacaggtgAAGTTAGTTTCATTCGTAGTACAATCCATATTTATTCTACTACatagaaatgaatttttctcaagtttttgaaaatcaaaatttcctagCTAAATTTATTGATGAAGGAATATTACTTTCCGTATTATATGtcttgatttttataattttatttttattctacaTCTTAGTATTTCCATTTTATGTTTATGTGAATAAAGTCAACAAGGAAAGAGataaaaatgtaacttttaaaaaaaatcagcacaACAAGCTTAATATTTTAGGCATTTGTATTTCCAATTAccaatcatttttttgaaatgactaAAAATGCTTTTATAGGATATATCTATTTTCCAGTCAATTGTTTCTTTGCAGTTGCACTAATTTACAAGAAAAGGTAGGATTTTGATCTATTTCGCTTTACTCAAAATGGCAGGTTGTGgtagattttgaattttgtattttttctgtgAACTCAGCTTTgcaacgttttcaaaaattcatcgtCATACATATCTaaatatgtttgaaattaactgaaaatagtATGTAACAgttaaagaaatttaaaaacaaacaatttcataaaatcaatttaagTTTTATGTGTTCAGAACATCAACAAAGCATTATCTGAATTTTCTTCACAACTAGATTATGAgctatttgaaacagtaaatttttaaagttgtgcGTTTGAAGTTTGCACACAAACGTAGTCACAACAAACTCATTTaataaattctagaaatttcagttttttcgttGTTCCTTTCCTAATTGTGATGGTTATAATAATCTTCTGCTTGCACGTAATCACTCAAATATTTTACTTGCTCATAATTGTTCTTGCCTTTGAAAGATTCcttttatattttctcaaatcaaCTGAACGAACtcttcaaattattcaaacatttataCATAGACACTTCAATTcattttatgcaatttttgcaataaaagaTGCTTTATACATTATTTCTTGGCTTGTATCATCTGGAAATTACCAATTTTGGCTGGAGTTTTCGTATATGGTAAGTTTTCTGGTAAAATGAAACTCTTAAAGACAGTGCTTTGTAGAAAAGTTGCTTCTAAAATGACttaatcataattttgaaattcgacaaaaaaaataatatttttctacgaTTTCCAAAAcgcttcaatttttgaaattgaatattttgaaaaatgcgtaATTGCTCAACAATAACAAGAAaacaaccatttttttttgtaaattcgtcaaaaattcaaatttttcaacttagaCAGTATATTTTGCAACtctaatatttatatttacatctgcatttttctacattccAATCATGATCAGTGTACGAAAATTAACCAATTTGACGTCTGCAAAACAGAGTAatcctgaaaaatacattttctggCAGACTATTGTTATATTTATTTGTAAATCGGTGCGTTTTaattttatgcaatttttaattgacttcAACTGTTCTAGATCGCGATTCCAataattgtagatttttttataCACTCTGAGTCAACTATAGGCGTTTTAGTGGATTTCCTTATCATATCGGATTTGGTGACAACACCTCTAATAATTCAATTGTCGTATTTGGGATGcaacaaacaaaatttgacagtTCTAATGTCTGCGATCAAATTTAAAGCTTTTGTGAAAGGGATATTCACCCGAAACATCGTATCCCCTGTTCATCCAGATGTTGAGAGAAATGTCGGGAATTAATGAAGGGAATGAAGGTAATTATAACATGAAGATCGTTTTGAATTGAAGAAcatgaaaaagaaaagcaTGAACGaagaattgattttgaaaaattcaattattaacATAGGTTATTTGAAaccgaaattatttttcacaagATCGTTCAGTGCTTAACAGTAGTAAGTAATTGTAACGAGTACTCcaactgtttcatttttttatttattttgtaaacatttttttatctAATTGTCAACTGTTTCTACGTTTTATACACTcaaaaaaactgcgtggcgtgtacgcAAATATCCAAAATTAAGGCCCCGTTTTTCCCGGAAAATCATGAAGAAAATGCTAAAATCAAGACCAGGGGAGGGCTGCGATCGCCGACCGCCGGTTCCCGAAAAGGGATCgcggaaaatttcaatcgaATTGTTTGCTTTATTATTCTGAAGGGAATTTTTTCctctccaaaaattgttttcctccTCAATCCTCTCCAAATACGAAAAATCCATGTGCCCTTATCGATGGAACATGCTTGAAACTGTTAAACTTTCGTAAATTGTTATGTAGAAGCTTCTGTTATGAATAAAATACTGCCCATCAACTTGaagatttcaataatttcggAGAACTCAATGATTAACATAGGTTATCTGAAaccgaaattattttttcgcatGACCGTTAAGTACTTAACAGCACAAAGTAATTGCATCGAGTACTCCAActgtttcatttgttttttatatttttcaaacatgttTCTCTTATAATTTATCTTATGTCGGTGTGCTCCTTCATTTTATAAGAATTTGCAaagtattcaaatttaatgtttcGCTTGTTTATTTATGAACAAAGTAAAAAATTGCATACAAAGCATGCTGGAACTGGGAAAATAAGCTTTAATCACTTTAATTCTTCTCGACTTTTAATTCGGTTTTTCAGGTGTTTTTAACTATGACTTATTCCAAGTCTTGAGAGCAAGCTAATACttgaggaaaaaattggaatttgcaGATGCAACTGgtaaatgttgtttttttcaaaatgctgcCACCAATGAAatgtttggaaattatttttgattggtTATATTCAAGTAGCAAAAAAGTGTCCTACctcaaaaaataggaaattttttcctctttcaGGTTGATGAACCACTGTCTCTGTATCTAcgaaattcatttcaaaaaacccaaaaatataaattccgagatttcatataaaaatcaaaaaattgaaattttttttcgttagcAGATTTTTGAGTTGGAAATATTCTCAAAGTGGCCCAATATGGCTGATATTAATGGGCTTGTAATATTGTTAATAGTCTATTGTTAATGGTCTTCTATATAAatacaaaatacatttgaaaaaaaaaaatcaaaattgagaaaaaaatacaaagcaTTTTCACCAACCTGACATAAAGAATCTGTAATTTGTTAACGCTAGTTGGGTgataatcgaaatttttatgcaaaaataaagtaaaaaatccCACTTTTTTGAGTTGCCAGAGctatttccaaaaactaaaaataattttcataccttttaaaaccttttaaaaaataattaaaacaggAAACTAAATTAAttccttttccaaaaattttacgacagaaaaaagttttcctatCCGGGAAAAAACTCCTAAACCGTTTTTAAGGAATTATTGCCTGATTGTGTATTAAATTGAAGCCGATCTCcagaatttatttaaaatacttttattataataattttcaaattaaggtCTGAAATCATTAgttgagaaataattttttacaattgagAAATGCAGAAAGTACATATTTGTGTGgtaaaattatcagaaatcaGAAACCATAGTGCTTTGCTTGTACTTGACATTTGTTttctggaaatgaaaattgaaaattttaaaaattcagctgttaaaaaaatttcatgtttcaatCATAACATAAAtgtaacagaaaaaattacaaaacactTATTGCAGAATATGGACTACAATTTCTCCAAATCCAATGAAACTGTGAGTTTTCCAGAAGGTGCAATGTCCATGCTTTATGcaattcttttaattttactgATTTTGCTGAACTTCTCCTGccaatttaagttttttattggtttcATTTGTCTTCTCATACTTAGTCTAGTGACTAACATCCTTGCAGCTAATGATTTGTGAGAAACTAACAAAGtgctttaatatttttaatttttgttcagatCATATTTTGTATTCCCTTTCGCGTTGGCAGCTATCACCAGCTATACACTTTTTGTCATAACTcaagttttccattttctgacGTTTCTTCTAGCAGCTGAGCGAGTATTGGTTTACTTTTTCCGATCAACCGAGGAGAAAAtatcactgtttcaaaattttttgaaaaatagaatacAAGTTTTGTATCGCGCCTTTGTGGTTAGGGATTTTGTATTTGTGATTTACACCGTGAAATCTGATTCGGAAAATGTTTGGCATTTCACGAACCATACAGTTTTGTATTCGGTAAGTTTGAGTTTAtaagatttattgattttttggtaaaagctcaattaaaagaatttttaaggCATTCctcttattttttagaataattttgttttgtttactGCAGATCAGGTGCGAGGGCCTGTTTTGGAGCTtaaaaacaacagaaattgcaaaatgcattgaaaattagggctttttaagaaatttagaGAATTATTGCATGTTTGAAGTCCAATGTAAAgagaaattaacaaaatatgaaacatgcaaaatttaaaaaaatcactgtttctCGATGTGAtgtttaagaaatttttaaatttcagataatgtTTGTCT includes:
- the srz-42 gene encoding Serpentine Receptor, class Z (Predicted), whose product is MNFSQVFENQNFLAKFIDEGILLSVLYVLIFIILFLFYILVFPFYVYVNKVNKERDKNAFVFPITNHFFEMTKNAFIGYIYFPVNCFFAVALIYKKSFFVVPFLIVMVIIIFCLHVITQIFYLLIIVLAFERFLLYFLKSTERTLQIIQTFIHRHFNSFYAIFAIKDALYIISWLVSSGNYQFWLEFSYMTVYFATLIFIFTSAFFYIPIMISVRKLTNLTSAKQSNPEKYIFWQTIVIFICKSIAIPIIVDFFIHSESTIGVLVDFLIISDLVTTPLIIQLSYLGCNKQNLTVLMSAIKFKAFVKGIFTRNIVSPVHPDVERNVGN
- the srz-59 gene encoding Serpentine Receptor, class Z (Partially confirmed by transcript evidence), whose amino-acid sequence is MQLNMDYNFSKSNETVSFPEGAMSMLYAILLILLILLNFSCQFKFFIGFICLLILSLVTNILAANDLSYFVFPFALAAITSYTLFVITQVFHFLTFLLAAERVLVYFFRSTEEKISLFQNFLKNRIQVLYRAFVVRDFVFVIYTVKSDSENVWHFTNHTVLYSIMFVSIDNFIFISAVFYIPIYVSVRKLAYLASAQENKPQRYIFWKTITVLLFKSFYVPLAISLIFFNGDYLEAYLIIIAFLNILTTPLVIQISYLGSNRRTLQSFKETLQLKQSSRLCCRTTASSSVQPEKF
- the H12I19.115 gene encoding 3-isopropylmalate dehydrogenase (Partially confirmed by transcript evidence), translating into MSKNPTLLYFQESDKADSIDTDSIMPL